A window of the Spirochaetaceae bacterium genome harbors these coding sequences:
- a CDS encoding FtsX-like permease family protein: protein MQLTSYFLVTKSLLFKRSSSSLKSMVIAIALSLVPLTIAMEVADAMEDGIISRSIETDSYHLRAVALLGAGYEEALEVAEQLKAADDRVIFSTVEGRAIGVAFNQYGRTSVQLRGVAGDFYVDDAGMRRYLAIDSGAVVLGPEDVLVGRQIAGRLNLAVGEQLRLLSASWQDGEYRPQITSFTVQGIFSTGYQELDRTWLFINREALFELFTPDEISTLVGLKVLNPFENIHEISANLNCVTPLAWLVYSWRVLNAQQLASLATTKVLLFFILGLIVLVAVVNSTGSVYIFYLQNRRDIAIFKALGITSQQLKWLLLGPASLAGLLGALLGLTIGSILAVNINTIIRLIEILAILFNREVDFSFYLETIPVSLSLPRLLLIALLVTLLAAITAYLPLRKASKTKPLAILGRM, encoded by the coding sequence ATGCAACTAACTAGCTATTTTTTAGTAACCAAGAGTCTTTTATTTAAACGCAGTTCGTCCAGCTTAAAAAGTATGGTTATCGCTATTGCCCTTAGTTTGGTGCCTTTAACCATTGCGATGGAGGTGGCCGATGCGATGGAAGATGGTATTATTAGCCGCAGTATCGAGACCGACAGTTATCATTTGCGGGCGGTAGCGTTATTGGGGGCCGGTTATGAAGAGGCTCTTGAGGTAGCCGAGCAACTAAAAGCGGCCGATGACCGTGTTATCTTTAGTACGGTGGAGGGCAGGGCGATTGGCGTGGCTTTTAATCAATATGGGCGTACCAGCGTGCAGCTGCGCGGGGTGGCCGGCGATTTTTACGTGGACGATGCCGGTATGCGGCGCTATTTGGCCATAGATTCTGGGGCGGTAGTGCTTGGCCCCGAAGATGTTTTGGTCGGCCGGCAAATAGCCGGTCGCCTTAATTTGGCGGTGGGCGAGCAACTAAGGCTGCTTTCAGCCTCGTGGCAAGATGGCGAATATCGGCCGCAAATAACCAGCTTTACTGTACAAGGTATTTTTTCGACCGGTTATCAGGAGCTTGACCGAACGTGGCTTTTTATCAATCGGGAGGCACTTTTTGAGCTATTTACTCCCGATGAAATTAGCACTTTAGTTGGTTTAAAAGTTTTAAATCCTTTTGAGAATATTCATGAGATTAGTGCTAATCTTAATTGTGTTACCCCGCTGGCGTGGCTGGTTTACAGCTGGCGGGTACTTAATGCGCAGCAGTTGGCGAGTTTAGCTACTACTAAAGTGTTATTATTTTTTATATTGGGTTTAATAGTTTTAGTGGCGGTAGTTAATAGTACCGGTTCGGTTTATATTTTTTACTTGCAAAATCGGCGCGATATTGCTATCTTTAAAGCATTAGGTATTACCTCGCAGCAGCTTAAATGGCTGTTATTAGGCCCGGCAAGCTTAGCCGGCTTGCTCGGGGCTTTACTCGGCTTAACTATTGGCTCAATATTGGCAGTAAATATTAATACCATAATTAGATTAATTGAGATTTTGGCTATCTTATTCAACCGCGAGGTAGATTTTAGTTTTTATTTAGAGACGATACCGGTTAGCTTAAGCTTGCCTAGATTGCTGCTTA
- a CDS encoding ABC transporter ATP-binding protein: protein MLSITNLIKSYQSAEERQVIFSNFSLDLAAGQTLAVTGESGSGKSTLLNLIAGLDSFEEGSIICSDYDVGNLSEKSLAAYRNKNIGFIFQFHFLLNDFTVLENVLMPSLIDGSNNLKRANYLLNKVGLNDKLNSFPQQLSGGERQRAAIARALMNNPPLILADEPTGSLDEKNSKLVEDLLFSLVKAERAAMLLVTHEQGLASKCAEQLVLNKNHATN, encoded by the coding sequence ATGTTAAGCATAACTAATTTAATTAAAAGCTACCAAAGTGCCGAAGAGCGGCAAGTTATCTTTAGTAATTTTTCGCTTGATTTAGCTGCCGGCCAAACGTTAGCCGTTACCGGCGAATCTGGTAGCGGTAAGTCTACTTTACTTAATTTAATAGCAGGGTTGGATAGTTTTGAAGAAGGCTCTATTATTTGTTCTGACTACGATGTAGGTAACTTAAGTGAAAAATCTTTAGCTGCTTATCGTAATAAAAATATTGGTTTTATCTTTCAGTTTCATTTTTTACTTAACGATTTTACGGTGCTAGAAAATGTTCTAATGCCGTCATTAATTGATGGCAGCAATAATTTGAAGCGTGCTAATTATTTGTTGAATAAAGTCGGTCTTAATGATAAATTGAATAGTTTTCCGCAGCAGCTTTCGGGTGGAGAAAGGCAGAGGGCAGCTATTGCTCGTGCTTTAATGAATAATCCACCGCTTATCTTAGCCGATGAACCGACTGGTAGTTTAGATGAAAAAAATAGTAAACTAGTAGAGGATTTGCTCTTCAGTTTAGTTAAAGCCGAAAGAGCAGCTATGTTATTGGTAACCCATGAACAAGGGTTAGCCTCAAAATGCGCTGAACAGTTGGTACTAAATAAAAACCATGCAACTAACTAG
- a CDS encoding DJ-1/PfpI family protein translates to MDKQVAILLADGFEEGEAIIILDIFRRLQINIEALSIGNQLELTSYHNVKMQADALLKDRAATLYDAIIMPGGPQGARNLGNSEEVVEFVKKHLAADKYVCPFCSAGAHVMAKNNLLGSKKYTTSGKNYELYNDGNYVDQNIVIEGKLITGKGLGVVFEYAFTLAALFAPIDKVKWEADHIYFYHWQP, encoded by the coding sequence ATGGATAAACAAGTAGCTATATTATTAGCCGATGGCTTTGAAGAGGGAGAGGCCATTATTATTTTAGATATTTTTAGGCGCTTACAAATTAATATTGAAGCTCTCTCTATTGGTAATCAGTTGGAACTTACCAGTTATCATAATGTTAAGATGCAAGCAGATGCTTTATTAAAAGACCGAGCTGCTACTTTGTATGATGCCATTATTATGCCGGGTGGCCCACAGGGGGCGCGTAACTTAGGTAACAGCGAAGAAGTTGTGGAATTTGTTAAAAAACATTTAGCTGCCGATAAATATGTTTGTCCTTTTTGTTCGGCCGGTGCTCATGTTATGGCTAAGAATAATCTACTTGGTTCTAAAAAATACACAACTTCCGGTAAAAATTACGAGTTATATAATGACGGTAACTATGTTGATCAAAACATAGTTATAGAAGGCAAACTTATAACAGGTAAGGGGTTAGGTGTGGTTTTTGAATATGCCTTTACTTTGGCGGCTTTGTTTGCGCCGATAGATAAAGTAAAATGGGAAGCCGACCATATTTATTTTTATCATTGGCAACCTTAA
- a CDS encoding glycoside hydrolase family 28 protein has protein sequence MILLKTYARAACFELTGDSAYYSNEKLAVYLNGKHCIDIDKNVFSIFNLEPATSYCVEVANKVIVFKTEAEAALIEIDGWLPANNGLVLTNYLQAAINSCPQGGTIYFAAGTYLTGPLFLKSDINIYLAKGAELLAIPERNDYPVLPARLPVDNKVISSWEGEPNQAFASLITAVNISNVNIYGEGIINGNADNPRADWWHDCTTKRGAWRPRTVFMAQCHNITMCGVTVKNSPSWTVHPLLSHKLSFFNLNIENPPNSPNTDGLNPEMSEQVEIIGTRISVGDDCIAIKAGKGEWARKEGAPCRYLTIRNCLMQFGHGAVVLGSEMSAGVGEIVVQNCIFEGTDRGIRLKTRRGRGGYLDGLYVSNIKMLGVMTPFTINSYYFCCDPDGKSDYVASKEPQPITDGTPVIKNLILSDIEATDAHVAASFIYGLPEKLIENVKITNMHVSFAENPTPEYPAMMRDLEKQTKGNYFFANIKNLKLTNVKAEGYDEYKGE, from the coding sequence TTGATTTTATTAAAAACTTATGCACGAGCTGCTTGTTTTGAGTTAACCGGCGATAGCGCCTATTATAGTAACGAAAAGTTGGCTGTTTATTTAAATGGAAAGCATTGTATTGATATTGATAAGAATGTTTTTTCTATTTTTAATTTAGAGCCAGCTACCAGTTACTGTGTTGAGGTAGCTAATAAAGTAATCGTCTTTAAAACAGAAGCAGAAGCAGCTTTAATTGAGATTGATGGTTGGTTACCAGCTAATAACGGGCTGGTTCTAACCAATTATTTACAGGCCGCTATTAATAGTTGTCCGCAAGGCGGTACCATTTATTTTGCTGCCGGAACTTATTTAACAGGCCCTTTATTTTTAAAGAGCGATATAAATATTTATTTGGCTAAAGGCGCCGAGTTACTGGCTATACCGGAGCGTAATGACTATCCGGTTTTACCGGCCCGTTTACCGGTAGATAATAAAGTAATTAGCAGTTGGGAAGGCGAGCCTAACCAAGCTTTTGCCTCGCTCATTACTGCTGTAAATATAAGTAACGTTAATATTTATGGTGAAGGTATTATTAATGGTAATGCCGATAATCCTAGAGCCGATTGGTGGCACGACTGTACCACAAAACGAGGCGCTTGGCGGCCGCGCACAGTTTTTATGGCACAGTGTCATAATATTACTATGTGTGGGGTTACCGTTAAAAATTCACCGTCGTGGACGGTGCATCCGCTTCTTTCGCATAAACTTTCATTTTTTAATTTAAATATAGAAAATCCTCCTAATTCACCTAACACCGACGGGCTTAACCCCGAAATGTCGGAACAGGTTGAAATTATTGGTACTCGTATCTCGGTGGGCGACGATTGTATTGCTATTAAAGCCGGTAAAGGCGAATGGGCACGCAAAGAAGGAGCCCCTTGCCGTTATCTTACTATCCGTAATTGTTTAATGCAATTTGGACACGGTGCAGTGGTGCTGGGTAGCGAAATGTCGGCCGGAGTGGGCGAGATAGTGGTACAAAATTGTATCTTTGAAGGAACAGATAGAGGTATTCGCCTAAAAACTAGACGCGGACGCGGCGGCTATCTTGATGGTCTTTATGTAAGTAATATTAAAATGTTGGGAGTAATGACTCCGTTTACAATTAATAGTTATTATTTTTGCTGCGACCCCGATGGTAAAAGCGATTACGTAGCCAGTAAAGAGCCGCAGCCTATTACCGATGGCACTCCCGTTATCAAAAATCTTATCCTAAGTGATATTGAGGCAACGGATGCCCATGTAGCCGCCAGTTTTATTTATGGGTTGCCGGAAAAATTGATTGAAAATGTAAAAATAACTAATATGCACGTTAGTTTTGCCGAAAACCCAACTCCAGAGTACCCGGCAATGATGCGCGACCTTGAAAAGCAGACAAAAGGTAATTACTTTTTCGCTAATATTAAAAATTTAAAATTAACTAATGTTAAAGCTGAAGGTTATGACGAATATAAAGGAGAGTAA
- a CDS encoding carbohydrate ABC transporter permease — MAEIQYKKTGGITHSQRKVVIKVVSYFVLTLVGFLMIYPLIWMVGASFKPDNAEVFRNITPFTLYPSIRGYIVGWQTATEFTFTRYFFNSFAIVVPKMIFTVISCTLASYAFSRFWVPGKKIWFALLIGTLLLPDTVLRIPQFLLFRQLGWLNSFLPLTVPSLFAVDSFFVFMLVQFFRGIPKDLSESATIDGCNSLQTLLYVLVPVLKPAIISVALFQFMWTMNDFMGPLIYISSVSMFPVSLALRMSMDASSIVDWPAVLAMSTAALVPSLTLFFIAQRYFVEGIATTGMKG; from the coding sequence ATGGCGGAGATACAATACAAAAAAACAGGTGGAATTACGCACTCGCAGCGAAAAGTTGTGATTAAAGTGGTTAGCTACTTTGTGCTTACACTGGTTGGATTTTTAATGATTTATCCATTAATATGGATGGTTGGTGCAAGTTTTAAACCCGATAATGCTGAGGTTTTTAGAAATATAACACCTTTTACACTTTATCCAAGTATAAGAGGTTATATTGTTGGCTGGCAAACGGCCACCGAGTTTACTTTTACAAGGTACTTTTTTAATAGCTTTGCTATCGTTGTTCCGAAAATGATTTTTACCGTAATTTCGTGTACATTAGCTAGTTATGCTTTTTCTCGTTTTTGGGTACCCGGCAAAAAGATTTGGTTTGCTTTGTTAATTGGTACTTTGTTGTTACCAGATACAGTTTTACGTATTCCGCAATTCCTTTTATTCAGGCAGCTTGGTTGGCTTAACAGCTTTTTGCCGCTAACCGTTCCTAGCCTTTTTGCGGTAGATTCATTTTTTGTCTTTATGTTGGTGCAATTTTTCCGCGGCATACCGAAAGACCTTTCGGAAAGTGCCACTATAGATGGCTGTAACAGTTTGCAAACCTTACTTTATGTACTGGTACCTGTTTTAAAGCCGGCTATTATTTCGGTGGCTTTGTTCCAGTTTATGTGGACGATGAACGACTTTATGGGGCCGCTAATCTATATAAGTAGCGTTAGTATGTTCCCTGTTTCGTTAGCCCTGCGTATGAGTATGGATGCCAGCTCTATAGTTGACTGGCCGGCCGTGCTTGCTATGTCTACGGCTGCTCTGGTACCGTCGCTCACTTTATTCTTTATAGCGCAACGTTATTTTGTGGAAGGTATTGCTACCACCGGTATGAAGGGATAA
- a CDS encoding sugar ABC transporter permease produces MRSIGIKKYTGLLYLAPWLIGLLVFRGYPFIASLVLSFFDYRLLGDARFVGFQNYINIFLRDSHFHMASRQTLLYVFMTVPLKLIFALFIAYILNFNLKGVRFYRTAYYIPSILGGNVAIAVLWRFLFADTGLMNAINANLGLGAINWFGDPSLALFTITLLRVWQFGSAMVIFLAALKNIPVSLYEAAAIDGASLVRRFISITLPTLTPVIFFNFIMQLIQAFQEFNGPFIITGGGPLRATYLYSLLIYDNAFRFFQMGYASALSWIMFVVVALFTAVVFRSSKYWVFYSN; encoded by the coding sequence ATGCGTTCTATTGGTATTAAAAAATATACAGGGTTGCTTTATTTAGCGCCGTGGCTTATTGGGCTGCTTGTCTTTAGAGGCTATCCGTTTATAGCTAGTTTGGTGCTAAGCTTTTTCGATTATAGGTTGCTTGGTGATGCGCGTTTTGTTGGTTTTCAAAACTACATAAATATCTTTTTGCGCGACTCTCATTTTCATATGGCTTCTCGGCAAACATTATTATACGTTTTTATGACGGTGCCGCTTAAGCTTATTTTTGCTTTGTTTATCGCTTATATTTTAAACTTTAATCTAAAAGGCGTTCGTTTTTATCGAACAGCCTACTACATACCGTCTATTTTGGGTGGTAACGTAGCTATTGCAGTATTATGGCGCTTCTTATTTGCCGATACCGGTCTGATGAATGCTATTAACGCTAATCTTGGGCTTGGGGCAATTAATTGGTTTGGCGACCCTAGCTTGGCGCTTTTTACCATTACCTTACTTCGTGTTTGGCAATTTGGTAGCGCGATGGTTATCTTTTTAGCGGCTCTTAAAAATATTCCGGTATCGCTTTATGAGGCCGCTGCTATTGACGGCGCTTCGCTGGTAAGACGTTTTATTAGTATTACGCTGCCAACTCTTACACCGGTTATCTTTTTTAACTTTATTATGCAGCTTATACAGGCTTTCCAAGAATTTAATGGTCCTTTTATTATCACCGGCGGCGGGCCGCTACGTGCTACCTATCTGTATTCGCTATTAATCTATGATAACGCTTTTAGGTTCTTCCAAATGGGTTACGCCAGCGCTTTATCGTGGATAATGTTTGTAGTTGTTGCTTTATTTACGGCCGTTGTTTTTAGGTCGAGTAAATACTGGGTATTTTATTCTAATTAG
- a CDS encoding ABC transporter substrate-binding protein, which translates to MAKRFLLVALAAAIMVGCPSGNRNESEIRFSWWGGDSRHAATLDAVQLFMAQNPGVTVRTEYGGWAGWPERIHTQMAGNTAPELMQVNHNWMDTLSRDGTGFYDLSTVPSAWLDLSGYPATLINTATINGRLNFVPISTTGRAFAWNTSALAANGFTMPTSWEEIIAMGQTWGARGTGHFVIGADLDFTYTLLLMYLQQRTGRDPFTTSPSVQIAYTVPELTDGFNFLRTLWDNNVVIPPPQYAAAGIPRTGAVEQLPGWINQTIFTSIDWDSAWGRYGAILPQGTVLSPGPYPTLQGAARQNNAIMQITMGFAINRNVGNAVENTARLLNFLINDPEAVRILRLERGIPANSRALDTLRAAGALSGLTYELNTMATQNVGMFWPTWTRHALFIAMFEDVIEAYGFNTINANQAATRFLNEGNQILTQLQQ; encoded by the coding sequence ATGGCAAAAAGGTTTTTGTTAGTTGCCTTAGCGGCCGCCATTATGGTGGGCTGTCCGAGCGGCAACAGGAACGAGAGTGAAATTCGTTTCTCGTGGTGGGGAGGCGACAGTAGGCATGCTGCTACTTTAGATGCAGTGCAGCTGTTTATGGCTCAAAACCCGGGCGTTACAGTACGCACCGAGTACGGCGGATGGGCTGGTTGGCCCGAAAGAATTCATACCCAGATGGCCGGTAACACCGCTCCTGAGTTAATGCAAGTAAACCATAACTGGATGGATACTTTAAGCCGTGATGGTACCGGTTTTTACGACCTTAGCACTGTTCCTAGCGCTTGGCTCGATTTAAGCGGTTACCCTGCTACTTTAATAAATACGGCTACCATTAATGGTCGTTTAAACTTTGTCCCAATTAGTACTACCGGTAGAGCTTTTGCTTGGAACACCAGCGCTTTAGCTGCCAACGGTTTTACTATGCCTACCAGCTGGGAAGAAATTATTGCTATGGGTCAAACTTGGGGTGCACGCGGTACCGGTCACTTTGTTATCGGCGCCGACCTTGACTTTACCTATACGCTTTTACTTATGTATTTACAACAACGTACCGGGCGCGATCCATTTACAACCAGCCCAAGCGTACAAATTGCCTACACTGTTCCTGAGTTAACCGATGGTTTTAACTTTTTACGAACTTTATGGGATAATAACGTTGTAATTCCGCCACCACAGTACGCCGCTGCCGGTATTCCACGCACGGGCGCTGTAGAGCAACTACCGGGCTGGATTAATCAAACCATTTTTACCAGCATCGATTGGGATAGTGCATGGGGTAGGTATGGCGCTATTTTACCACAAGGTACTGTGTTATCACCCGGTCCTTACCCAACCTTACAAGGCGCTGCCAGACAAAACAATGCTATAATGCAAATCACTATGGGTTTTGCTATTAACCGCAACGTTGGTAACGCTGTAGAAAACACTGCCAGATTGTTAAACTTTTTAATTAACGATCCGGAAGCTGTAAGGATTTTAAGATTAGAACGAGGTATTCCTGCTAACTCACGCGCTTTAGATACTTTAAGAGCTGCCGGTGCGTTAAGTGGTCTTACCTACGAACTTAACACCATGGCTACCCAAAACGTGGGTATGTTTTGGCCAACATGGACTCGCCATGCTTTATTTATAGCTATGTTTGAAGATGTTATCGAAGCTTATGGTTTTAACACCATTAATGCTAATCAGGCTGCTACTCGTTTCTTAAACGAAGGCAACCAAATTCTTACACAGTTACAACAGTAA
- a CDS encoding ABC transporter substrate-binding protein produces MVKKILLSLFVGALVACGGRDSGTLYVSWWGGDPRHAATLRAIEAFQLQNPGVEIESEYGAWTGWTDRIGIQLSGGTAGDLIQINHNWIDMFSPSGNTFYDLNRLGGVLDLSGFSPTVLADVTVNNRLQMAPMGMTGKVFVYNTTRLGELGLSMPNTWDEMIALGNALRALDDNNFILATNDEDMAFGVMSYWLLQRTGREFLNAQGAINYSVAELTEAFEFLGRLEAAHVIFPSPRIASAGVRTNTIETMPGWMNGNLIGFFGWDTTVARNRGTLPAGSVLEVGPFPTLAGAVQQNAAPAKISLGFAINNASNAGSVNWAARLLNFFINEPEGVLILGDTRGIPGNSRTIQILNGAGALDGNITALANNAVMANLGYMIPPIIEHPRFRDFYYEVIEQFSFGLVNANQAATRFLNEGNTLLNSLRN; encoded by the coding sequence GTGGTAAAAAAAATTTTATTATCGCTATTTGTGGGAGCTTTGGTTGCTTGTGGTGGGCGTGATAGTGGTACGCTTTATGTTTCGTGGTGGGGCGGCGACCCGCGCCATGCGGCTACTTTAAGAGCTATTGAGGCTTTTCAGTTGCAAAATCCCGGTGTGGAAATTGAATCTGAATATGGTGCATGGACCGGCTGGACCGATAGGATTGGTATTCAATTATCGGGCGGTACGGCTGGGGATTTAATTCAGATTAACCATAACTGGATAGATATGTTTAGTCCAAGCGGTAACACCTTTTACGATTTAAACAGGTTAGGTGGCGTGCTGGATTTATCGGGCTTTTCGCCAACAGTTTTAGCCGACGTAACGGTTAATAATCGTTTACAAATGGCCCCAATGGGTATGACCGGTAAGGTATTTGTTTACAATACCACTCGTCTTGGCGAGCTTGGTTTAAGCATGCCTAACACTTGGGACGAAATGATTGCCTTAGGTAATGCTTTAAGGGCCCTAGATGATAACAACTTTATCTTGGCTACTAACGACGAAGATATGGCCTTTGGTGTAATGAGTTACTGGCTATTACAACGCACCGGACGCGAGTTTTTAAATGCACAAGGCGCTATTAATTACAGCGTGGCCGAGCTTACCGAAGCCTTTGAATTTTTAGGCCGGCTTGAAGCGGCTCACGTTATTTTCCCAAGCCCACGTATTGCCTCTGCCGGTGTGCGAACCAACACCATCGAAACAATGCCGGGCTGGATGAATGGTAACTTAATTGGCTTTTTTGGTTGGGATACTACCGTAGCCAGAAACAGAGGCACCTTACCGGCCGGTAGCGTGCTGGAAGTTGGCCCATTCCCAACTTTGGCCGGAGCCGTGCAGCAAAATGCCGCGCCTGCTAAAATTTCTTTAGGTTTTGCTATTAATAATGCCAGCAACGCCGGCAGTGTTAATTGGGCAGCTAGGCTTTTAAACTTTTTTATTAACGAGCCTGAAGGCGTGTTAATTTTAGGCGATACACGTGGTATTCCCGGTAATAGCCGAACCATACAAATTTTAAATGGCGCCGGTGCTTTAGATGGCAACATTACAGCTTTGGCTAACAATGCGGTAATGGCTAACTTAGGATATATGATACCGCCTATTATTGAGCATCCTCGTTTTAGAGATTTTTACTACGAGGTAATTGAGCAGTTTAGCTTTGGTTTAGTTAATGCCAACCAAGCTGCTACGAGGTTCCTTAACGAAGGTAACACTTTGTTAAATAGCTTAAGAAATTAA
- a CDS encoding glycoside hydrolase family 88 protein: MREKLVDDKVQAYALQLSSNYKEFKPGRWNYEDGCFLKGFFDLWQSGGNSELYGRVSNYVNKYVAADGSIKGYEIEEYNIDNVPMGRLLFPFYEITGEERFRKAISYTAGQLTTHPRISSGNFWHKKFYPHQVWLDGLYMGQPFYAMSLKLAQGEGADYGDIVKQFAFVQAKMINKETGLYYHGYDDSREQNWANKETGLSLNYWSRAMGWLAMALIDTLAVMGASKHAEPLAIMFKNLMAALLNYQDKASGMWYQVTDKALSKGNYLETSATLMFSYALIKGARLGLLNKTEEQAGFTAFYKTMERYFSEKDGVYSLGGICSVAGLGFPPGDYPHTDVRYRSGTEEYYYGEPIVSDDPKGAGICFMALSQIMLKY; the protein is encoded by the coding sequence AAAGTTAGTAGATGATAAAGTACAGGCTTACGCCTTGCAGCTTAGCAGCAACTATAAAGAGTTTAAACCCGGTAGATGGAACTACGAAGATGGTTGTTTTTTAAAAGGTTTTTTCGATTTGTGGCAAAGCGGCGGTAACAGCGAGCTTTATGGGCGGGTAAGTAACTATGTTAATAAATACGTAGCTGCCGATGGCTCTATTAAAGGTTATGAAATTGAGGAATATAATATTGATAATGTCCCGATGGGGCGTTTGCTATTTCCTTTTTACGAAATAACCGGCGAAGAGCGTTTTAGAAAGGCCATTAGCTACACGGCCGGCCAGCTAACAACGCACCCGCGTATTAGCAGCGGTAATTTTTGGCATAAAAAGTTTTATCCGCATCAAGTTTGGTTGGACGGTCTTTATATGGGGCAGCCTTTTTATGCGATGTCTTTAAAATTAGCGCAGGGCGAAGGGGCCGATTACGGTGATATTGTTAAGCAATTTGCTTTTGTGCAAGCTAAAATGATTAACAAAGAAACCGGCCTTTATTATCATGGCTACGATGATAGCCGTGAGCAAAATTGGGCTAATAAAGAAACGGGGCTTTCGCTTAATTACTGGAGCAGGGCAATGGGTTGGCTGGCGATGGCGCTTATCGATACCCTTGCGGTGATGGGTGCGAGTAAGCACGCCGAACCTTTGGCGATTATGTTTAAAAATTTAATGGCGGCTTTGCTTAACTATCAAGATAAAGCCAGCGGTATGTGGTATCAAGTTACCGATAAGGCTTTAAGCAAGGGGAATTATTTAGAAACTTCGGCTACATTAATGTTTAGTTATGCTTTAATTAAAGGCGCAAGGCTGGGGCTGTTAAATAAAACCGAGGAGCAGGCCGGCTTTACGGCTTTTTATAAAACTATGGAGCGTTATTTTAGTGAAAAAGACGGCGTTTATAGTTTGGGCGGCATTTGCAGCGTGGCCGGGCTAGGCTTTCCGCCCGGTGATTACCCGCATACCGATGTTAGGTACCGCAGCGGGACAGAAGAATATTACTACGGCGAGCCGATAGTAAGTGATGACCCCAAAGGGGCTGGGATTTGTTTTATGGCTTTAAGCCAGATAATGCTTAAATATTAA